In one window of Leptospira sp. GIMC2001 DNA:
- a CDS encoding YgaP family membrane protein, giving the protein MFLLKTDSWYLERVVWLIAGIFILTSITLGLLVHQYWFILTGLVGINLIILSITGFCPMTMILHRFGLKSKIEISAE; this is encoded by the coding sequence ATGTTTCTACTAAAAACCGATTCTTGGTATCTGGAACGCGTGGTTTGGCTAATAGCCGGTATATTTATTTTAACGAGTATCACACTCGGATTGCTGGTTCATCAGTATTGGTTTATTCTAACAGGTCTAGTTGGAATCAATTTGATTATCCTATCTATAACTGGATTCTGTCCTATGACAATGATCCTTCATAGATTTGGTCTCAAATCAAAAATTGAAATCTCAGCGGAATAA
- a CDS encoding SDR family oxidoreductase, translating to MRLKGKIALITGGNSGIGLETAKLFKKEGAQVIITARSQESFDKATSELGDQFDIVKTDVSNLKELDSLYKHIDTKYNKLDILFANAGVAYFKPTSDVDENFFDQQFDTNVKGLYFTVSKALPYFNQGSSVILNASVVANKGFPGSSVYVGTKAAVRSFARGWTSEIPVDQIRFNVLSPGAIDTPIYEKLGMPPENLKEFANNMIAGIPAKRFGTSAEMAKVALFLASEESSYIAGADIIADGGYGQI from the coding sequence ATGAGACTAAAAGGAAAAATCGCATTGATCACTGGTGGAAATTCGGGTATCGGATTGGAAACTGCGAAACTATTTAAAAAAGAAGGTGCACAGGTAATCATTACAGCTCGCTCGCAAGAGAGCTTTGATAAAGCGACTTCGGAATTAGGAGACCAATTTGACATTGTAAAAACTGATGTATCGAATCTAAAAGAGCTCGATAGTCTTTATAAGCATATTGATACAAAGTATAATAAACTGGACATTTTGTTCGCTAATGCTGGTGTTGCGTATTTCAAACCTACATCAGATGTAGATGAAAATTTCTTTGATCAACAATTTGATACCAATGTAAAAGGTCTATATTTTACAGTATCAAAAGCACTTCCATATTTCAATCAAGGAAGCTCTGTAATTCTCAATGCAAGCGTAGTTGCTAATAAAGGATTTCCTGGTAGCAGTGTCTATGTTGGAACAAAAGCAGCTGTTCGAAGTTTTGCGAGAGGTTGGACTTCAGAAATTCCAGTTGATCAGATAAGATTTAATGTTTTGTCTCCCGGTGCGATTGATACTCCTATCTATGAAAAATTAGGAATGCCTCCGGAGAATCTGAAAGAATTTGCAAATAATATGATTGCTGGAATCCCTGCTAAAAGATTTGGAACCAGTGCTGAGATGGCAAAGGTTGCGCTCTTTCTAGCAAGTGAAGAATCAAGTTATATTGCAGGAGCCGATATAATTGCCGATGGTGGGTATGGACAGATTTAA
- a CDS encoding TetR/AcrR family transcriptional regulator, whose product MGRTKCFQREEVLEKLVPVFWKKGFADTSLHDIESATGVNKSGLYSEFKNKEDLYLESLRFYLETNTIVETLRVEPLGWKNIENYLKFGSTFAELKGCFVVNAIREISILPKNTKNLIIEYSKKSKDLLIQNLESERVFNPEKVAEMISSFNSGISIELNLDESADPTEKIHLFLEYLKNFKIKSR is encoded by the coding sequence ATGGGTCGGACTAAATGTTTTCAGCGCGAAGAGGTTTTGGAGAAATTGGTACCGGTTTTTTGGAAGAAAGGATTTGCTGATACAAGCCTTCATGACATAGAGAGCGCAACTGGGGTAAATAAATCAGGACTCTATTCTGAATTTAAGAATAAAGAAGATTTATATTTAGAAAGTCTCAGATTCTATCTGGAAACCAATACCATTGTTGAAACACTAAGAGTAGAGCCACTTGGGTGGAAGAATATTGAAAACTATTTAAAATTTGGATCTACATTTGCTGAACTGAAAGGTTGCTTTGTGGTGAATGCGATTCGAGAAATCTCAATACTGCCTAAGAATACAAAAAATCTAATAATTGAATATTCCAAAAAATCCAAAGATCTATTGATTCAAAATTTAGAATCCGAACGAGTCTTCAATCCAGAAAAGGTTGCGGAAATGATATCTTCGTTCAATTCCGGGATTAGCATAGAATTGAATTTAGATGAATCTGCTGATCCAACAGAAAAGATTCATTTGTTCCTGGAATATTTAAAAAATTTTAAAATCAAAAGTAGATAA
- a CDS encoding TolC family protein — translation MNEFPKLQKVHLFGILFHIALIGIVSGIIAEEKTSTQSPVQAIQFADISLSIQKHSFNIMALEKESLAAESGRDRYARHWHPRIYLDARIFNSNDPAVNFFSKLGQRDVRQSDFSTQSSRNQIGNYLDSNNQPYTNLNSNTLNLLAPDTLNYPGANTYQRGTLGLDLPIYEGGSKSNLAESYDLISSAKKFEKKSVILSEYSTNAGLYAQTIVLNDYKQNLEKIISQINGILGSYQIGSRSNPVGYSGLLGLKTLKNRVIALEEEVDSRKKSIIGHINSVSIDLNENWDVQMEPIQQFLDKHLPYNHGTKEKFTEAETISYLARAMQLYAESSSRMSEIEKAKFLPKLGLYGESNLYSGSRNTSSAYNVGFYVQMNLYNGEDLGSYQEAKLKSEANLDRARDQIRSEDAKKKDLRQRIISIQKQIKLIEDSSKFMDEQVINSRKLFANGSINAMQMSEVIARCIDLTLDRANLEKEFVITRAEMYALSSGTINLNLNNLTEDN, via the coding sequence ATGAATGAATTTCCGAAATTACAAAAGGTTCATTTATTTGGTATATTATTTCACATAGCATTAATTGGAATCGTTAGCGGAATTATAGCTGAGGAAAAAACCTCAACTCAATCGCCTGTCCAAGCAATCCAATTTGCCGATATTTCTTTATCTATTCAGAAGCATTCATTCAATATCATGGCTCTAGAAAAGGAGTCACTTGCTGCCGAGTCGGGACGTGATCGCTATGCTCGTCATTGGCATCCCCGAATATATTTAGATGCAAGGATCTTTAATAGTAATGATCCAGCCGTGAATTTTTTTTCCAAGCTTGGACAGAGGGATGTGAGACAATCAGATTTCTCAACGCAAAGTTCGAGAAACCAAATTGGAAATTATTTAGATTCGAACAATCAACCGTATACAAATCTAAATTCTAATACTTTAAATCTTTTAGCACCGGACACATTGAACTATCCTGGTGCAAACACATACCAACGAGGAACTTTGGGATTGGATTTGCCTATCTATGAAGGTGGTAGCAAATCAAATCTAGCTGAGTCATATGATCTCATTTCAAGTGCTAAAAAATTTGAAAAAAAATCTGTAATATTAAGTGAATACTCTACTAATGCTGGTTTATATGCGCAGACAATAGTGTTAAATGATTATAAACAGAATTTGGAAAAAATAATATCTCAAATTAATGGAATTCTTGGTTCATATCAGATAGGTTCTAGATCTAATCCTGTTGGATACTCTGGATTATTGGGTTTAAAAACACTTAAGAATCGAGTGATTGCATTAGAAGAGGAGGTTGATTCAAGAAAAAAATCTATAATTGGACATATCAATTCTGTCTCAATTGATCTCAATGAAAACTGGGATGTACAAATGGAACCTATTCAACAATTTCTTGATAAACATCTTCCGTATAATCATGGAACTAAAGAAAAATTTACTGAAGCAGAAACAATATCATACCTAGCTCGCGCAATGCAATTGTATGCCGAAAGCAGTAGCAGAATGTCCGAAATCGAAAAAGCTAAATTTCTGCCAAAATTAGGATTGTATGGTGAATCCAATCTTTATAGCGGATCAAGAAACACTTCATCCGCATATAATGTCGGATTTTATGTTCAAATGAATCTCTATAATGGAGAGGATCTTGGAAGTTATCAAGAAGCGAAATTAAAATCGGAAGCTAACTTAGATAGAGCAAGAGATCAAATTCGTTCGGAAGATGCTAAGAAAAAAGACCTAAGGCAAAGAATAATAAGTATTCAGAAACAAATAAAATTAATTGAAGATAGCAGCAAATTTATGGACGAACAAGTTATTAATTCTCGAAAATTGTTTGCAAATGGATCTATCAATGCGATGCAAATGTCCGAAGTAATAGCGCGATGTATAGATCTAACCCTTGATAGAGCTAACTTGGAAAAGGAATTTGTAATAACTCGAGCGGAAATGTATGCGTTGTCAAGTGGAACGATCAACCTAAATTTGAATAATTTGACAGAGGATAATTAA
- a CDS encoding efflux RND transporter permease subunit, with product METNKKNKSSIGQSNSENELGFAGNLTNRFINSKLTPVLIVGSLLLGLLAVYFTPKEEEPQISVPMIDIFIPAPGFEPEEVERKVTEPIERAVWGLDGVEYVYSSSSPHFSLITVRFLVGQEVEPSLVKIHHKIMEVYGTLPSNVKAPKITSHTIDDVPFLTLTFSSKTRDDYSLRTEVAPLARELSSTPDLSKIELFGGRKRAIRVIVNATNSINYGIGILEIAEALKKNDIGIPAGKNWNETNVMDVEVQGRVSSAEDVRNIALAQRGGRIIRIRDIAEVADGPEERNKLSILYDKILDQKNTNNSSISNVFTERSAVSIVFSKRKGTNVVPLSQDLIERAKLFSTGLPDDVEFSVLRDYGSTAGDKSMELIEHLLIATFSVAALIAIWMGWRASAVVSIAIPVTLALTLAIYYFMGYTLNRVTLFALIFSIGILVDDAIVVVENIERHLKTYPKRSILQSTIAAVAEVGNPTILATFTVIAAILPMAFVRGLMGPYMKPIPVGASLAMILSLFIAFTVTPWAAARLLKKHNAEDENDTNHTSSIQKSKLDLIYIKVIDSLLTSKKKAVGFFILIGVLMAMSFSLVATKAVKVKMLPFDNKNEFQILLDFPTGSSRETSIELAKQLSQNILKNHNIEKVQIHSGESAPFSFSGMVKHTFLRNQEYMVDLQIVIIDKSERSDSSHEIIESLRPMVGEFAIKNKTIAKILEIPPGPPVLATLVTEIYGPDRATRRKVTQELLDIFAKESSVVDLDSSLRPGRERQVYSYNHGKGGLIGARADMVGYTGNYLFQENGLYTLKESKHPEEVFIDLAYDPVRRASSSPFRGQRIPSVESGYVEVESVLDSPKIVSSETLYRKNLKPVEYIFNEFIGSEEAPVYGMLKLTPNIQYETQTSDVPWNTSKPVVKWDGEWFITYEVFRDLGGAFAVVMLLIYVLVLSWFRSYTVPLIIMIPIPITLIGILPGHAILGSYFTATSMIGFIAGAGIIVRNSIILVDFIEQEIKSDIAIKTAVINAGLIRFRPMLLTAAAVVAGAFIMLFDPIFNGLAISLMFGEVAATLLSRFAVPVLYYWFVGESRWREISSSNK from the coding sequence ATGGAAACGAATAAAAAAAATAAATCTTCTATTGGGCAATCCAATTCGGAAAATGAACTTGGATTTGCTGGAAATCTTACGAATAGATTCATTAATTCTAAATTAACTCCAGTTTTGATCGTTGGAAGTTTGCTACTTGGATTGCTTGCAGTATACTTTACTCCGAAGGAAGAAGAACCGCAGATCTCTGTTCCAATGATCGATATATTTATTCCGGCACCGGGTTTTGAACCTGAGGAAGTTGAGAGAAAGGTTACTGAGCCAATTGAGCGAGCTGTCTGGGGATTAGATGGCGTTGAATATGTATATTCATCCAGTTCACCACATTTTAGTCTGATAACAGTTAGGTTTTTGGTAGGACAAGAAGTGGAACCTTCACTTGTTAAGATTCATCATAAAATTATGGAAGTTTATGGAACGCTTCCGAGTAATGTGAAAGCACCGAAAATAACTTCACATACAATTGACGATGTTCCATTTCTGACTTTGACATTCAGCTCTAAAACTCGCGATGATTATTCATTGAGAACTGAAGTAGCACCATTAGCTAGAGAATTATCATCAACTCCAGATCTCAGCAAGATTGAACTATTCGGTGGTCGCAAGCGAGCCATTAGAGTAATAGTTAACGCAACGAATTCAATAAATTATGGAATCGGAATCCTTGAGATTGCTGAAGCTCTCAAAAAAAATGACATTGGAATTCCAGCAGGAAAAAACTGGAATGAAACGAATGTGATGGATGTTGAAGTGCAGGGACGGGTTTCTTCAGCAGAAGATGTTCGAAATATCGCGTTAGCCCAACGAGGAGGTCGTATTATTAGGATTCGGGATATTGCAGAGGTTGCAGACGGACCCGAAGAGAGAAATAAATTATCAATTCTTTATGACAAAATTCTAGATCAAAAGAATACAAATAATTCCTCAATTAGCAATGTTTTTACGGAAAGATCTGCAGTCTCTATAGTTTTTAGCAAAAGAAAAGGAACGAATGTTGTTCCGCTTTCGCAGGATCTAATTGAGCGCGCTAAACTTTTTTCAACAGGTCTTCCTGATGATGTGGAATTTAGTGTCTTGAGAGACTATGGCTCGACTGCTGGTGATAAATCTATGGAACTTATTGAGCATTTGTTGATCGCTACTTTCTCTGTAGCTGCATTGATTGCGATTTGGATGGGATGGCGAGCTTCTGCAGTCGTATCGATAGCGATTCCTGTTACACTTGCTTTAACTCTGGCAATTTATTATTTCATGGGTTACACTTTGAACAGAGTAACCTTATTCGCTCTAATTTTTTCCATCGGGATACTCGTTGATGACGCGATTGTGGTTGTTGAGAATATCGAACGACATCTTAAGACTTATCCTAAACGAAGTATTCTTCAATCTACAATCGCAGCCGTCGCTGAAGTTGGCAATCCCACAATACTTGCGACATTTACGGTAATCGCCGCGATCCTTCCTATGGCTTTTGTTCGTGGATTGATGGGTCCTTATATGAAGCCTATTCCTGTTGGTGCAAGTCTTGCGATGATACTCTCTCTTTTTATAGCTTTTACAGTAACGCCTTGGGCTGCTGCAAGGTTATTGAAAAAGCACAATGCTGAAGATGAAAATGACACCAACCATACGTCAAGTATTCAAAAATCAAAACTTGATTTGATTTATATTAAAGTAATAGATTCACTTTTGACATCTAAGAAAAAGGCAGTCGGATTCTTTATTCTGATTGGTGTATTGATGGCTATGTCATTCAGCCTAGTTGCGACGAAAGCTGTTAAAGTTAAAATGTTGCCTTTTGACAATAAAAATGAGTTTCAGATATTATTGGATTTTCCAACGGGATCTAGTCGTGAGACTTCTATAGAATTGGCAAAACAATTGAGTCAAAATATATTAAAAAATCATAATATTGAGAAAGTCCAAATTCATTCAGGCGAGAGTGCTCCTTTCTCATTCTCAGGAATGGTAAAACATACTTTTCTCAGAAATCAAGAATATATGGTAGATCTACAAATTGTCATCATAGACAAATCTGAAAGATCTGATTCGAGTCATGAAATTATTGAATCGCTTCGACCTATGGTTGGAGAATTTGCTATTAAGAATAAAACGATTGCCAAAATTCTTGAAATTCCTCCAGGTCCACCAGTTCTCGCTACATTAGTGACTGAAATTTATGGACCCGATCGAGCGACTAGAAGAAAGGTTACTCAGGAACTTTTAGATATTTTTGCAAAAGAATCTTCCGTAGTTGATCTTGATTCATCGTTACGTCCTGGCAGAGAAAGACAGGTTTATTCTTACAACCATGGAAAAGGCGGATTGATCGGTGCTCGAGCAGATATGGTCGGTTACACGGGAAATTACTTATTTCAAGAAAATGGTCTTTATACTTTGAAAGAATCAAAACATCCTGAAGAGGTATTTATTGATTTAGCATATGATCCTGTGCGAAGAGCAAGTTCTTCTCCCTTTCGTGGACAGAGAATTCCTTCGGTAGAATCAGGTTATGTTGAAGTTGAATCAGTACTTGATTCTCCAAAAATTGTTTCAAGTGAAACTTTATATAGAAAAAATTTAAAACCAGTTGAATATATTTTTAATGAATTCATTGGTAGCGAAGAAGCACCCGTATATGGAATGTTAAAGCTTACACCGAACATTCAGTACGAAACTCAAACTTCAGATGTTCCCTGGAATACATCAAAGCCCGTAGTAAAATGGGATGGTGAGTGGTTTATTACTTATGAGGTTTTTCGAGATTTGGGTGGTGCGTTTGCTGTAGTGATGCTATTGATTTATGTTCTGGTTCTTAGTTGGTTTCGAAGCTACACCGTTCCTTTGATTATAATGATACCGATTCCAATAACCTTGATTGGGATTTTGCCGGGTCATGCGATTTTGGGCTCATATTTTACTGCAACATCTATGATCGGTTTCATTGCAGGAGCGGGAATCATAGTTCGAAATTCGATCATATTGGTTGATTTTATTGAGCAAGAAATTAAGTCCGATATCGCAATTAAAACTGCCGTAATCAATGCAGGTTTGATTCGCTTTAGACCGATGCTTCTTACAGCTGCAGCAGTTGTAGCTGGAGCTTTTATTATGTTGTTTGATCCAATTTTTAATGGGTTAGCTATTTCTTTGATGTTTGGTGAAGTAGCTGCAACTCTGTTAAGTAGATTTGCGGTACCCGTTTTGTACTATTGGTTTGTAGGTGAGAGTCGTTGGAGAGAGATTAGTTCATCGAATAAATAA